The nucleotide window GTGAGATAACTTCCGTTGTCATGACCGTCGCAACATCTTCTTGTGGAGATAAGCCCTCGGCCAAAACTCGTGCGCACAAGTCACGATCGGTAACGATGCCTAATACTGGCGATTGAGGATCGTCTTCATCACTCACAAAATCTGGGTCAACGATAAGCAGAGATGAGATGTTATCATCCGCCATAATTTTCGCCGCCTGTTGGATGGACTGGCCGCGTTCAATCGTTGGTGCGTCACGTGTTAGCAATGTCTTCACTTTGGAGGTAGTAAGATCATTGGCGTCTTTATTTTCTGAAATCGCCATGCGCAGTCGCGCGCTGTTTTCTACCTCGACGAAATCAGCAAATGAGTCATAGTTATCGTACATTTCCTGGAAGACATCGCCGGGAATACAGTAGATCAAAGCGTCATCGATAGCTTTTACGGGAAAGCGTACTTTGTTATTAGTAAGCAGCCCCATCTGTCCAAAGAGATCGCCTTCATCAAGTCGGCTGTAAAGCTCTCCTTTACGTCGGTAAACTTCAACTACGCCACTTCTTACCACGAAAAGCTCTTGAACTTCGTCTCCAAAGTGGATTATTGGCGTGTCTTCTCGGTAATACGAAATTTCGACACTCTCTGTGACTTTGCTCAGTGCTTCTTCTGGGAGCTCGTTGAAAGGAGGATACTTGGCGAGAAAGTTATATATCTCGAGAAGTTCTGCATCCATAAGGTTGCCTTTTGATTTTCAAGTAATAAAGTAATCTTAACTTAGTTTTAAAACAGAGTCTTACTCGTTCGTGGTTTTGAGCACTTAATCATAAGATTCCGACATGCAACACGACAATGACAACCTCATTCGGCTAATATCGTAGACGTCTAATGGGTATAAAAATCGGATTACAAAGCATCTATTGATTCTCATGAAAGGAAATTGAATGTTGAGAAGTTTATTATTTGTACCGCTTTGTGTTTTTCCCGCATTAAGCAGTGCTTCAGAGGCGGAACAAGCGGACAAATTTGGTTATGAGCACATTTACCTGAACGTTGGTGCAGGCACAACTAATGAAGATTGGTTAGAAAATGCGAATGTCACGACGATTGATTTGGGTGGTAACTATTTGTTTACGGATAACTGGCTGTTTCATACAGACTATTCCGCACAGTTTTTTCACCCGGATAGTTATACGCTGCGAATAGACCGTTTAACGTTTGGTGGTGGTTACCGGTATGGCATAACTCAACAATTTGATCTCTACGGTATTTATCGATTAGGGGTTATTAAAGCAAAAGCGAAAGACGATGATACGGACAAAACACTGCTCTCAGACTCGGAGTTTATCCATGCCGTCGCCGTTGGCGCTCAGTACCTTGTGGGTGAAAAACTGATTGTTAATGCTGAGTTAGAGGCGAATCGCAGCGATGTCGTTGATGAAAATAAATATAAAATTGGCTTTAACTATCAGTGGCACGATGTCATTGGTACAGGTGTTTACTACCAATACCGAGATACGGAATACTCGGGAGCAAGATCCGATTACATCAATGAGGTGGGTTTAAGCCTCAGGTTCGTTTACTAGCTATAACCGCTAAACGAATACAAGAAAGGTCAGCGAGCGCTGACCTTTGTTATTTATTTTTATCGCTCTGCCTATTAAAGTACAGCCGCAATGCCTTTACATAGTGGACCCATGTTTGACTTCGTCATACCAGCCACACTGATGCGGCCAGAGCCGACAATGTAAATAGCGAATTCTTCTTTCAGACGGTTCACTTGCTCTTTAGACAGGCCAGAGAAAGAGAACATGCCGTTTTGACGTTCGATAAAGCTAAAGTCTGCATCTACACCTTCTTCTTTCAGTGTTGCTACAAACAACTCACGCATCTCTTGGATACGATCACGCATTTCGGCTACTTCTGCTTCCCACTCTGCACGAAGATCAGCATTGTTTAGAATATGCGTAACCACTGCGCTGCCGTGAGCTGGTGGGTTAGAGTAGATAGAACGGATGATTGCTTTAACTTGAGAAAACGCAGTTGTTGCTACTTCTTCCGACTCAGCAACAAGAGTGAAGGCACCTACACGCTCGTTGTATAGACCGAAGTTTTTAGAGAACGAGCTAGCAACTAGGATTTCTTTGTTGTACTTAGCAAACGTACGTAGACCTGCTGCATCTTCCTCAACACCTTTCGCGAAACCTTGGTATGCGAAGTCGAATAGAGGAAGCAATTTCTTCTCTGCAACGAGCTTAGCCAGTGTTTCCCATTCTTCTGCAGTTGGATCGATACCAGTAGGGTTGTGGCAGCAGCCGTGTAGAAGAACGATATCGCCTTCAGATGCCGCTTGAAGATCGTTAAGCATTGCATCGAAGTCTTTGTCTTTTGTTTCTGCGTTGTAGTAGCTGTATTGAGCCGTTTCGATACCAGCCGCAGTGAACACACCATTGTGGTTTGCCCAAGTAGGGTTGCTGATCCAGATTTTCACATCGCCTAGCTGACGTTTGATGAATTCACCAGCAACACGCAGTGCGCCTGTACCACCTGGCGCTTGAGCTGTTTTTGCACGTTTGTCTGCAACCACTTCAGCGCTCTCACCGAATAGCAGTTTTTGTACCGCTAGGGCGTATTCTGCAGTCCCTTCGATGGTTAGGTAAGATTTCGTTTTCTCAGTCTCAATTAGAGCTGCTTCAGCTTTCTTTACCGTAGCAAGAACAGGGGTTTCACCTTGTTCGTTTTTATAAATACCTACGCCAAGGTTGATTTTTTCTGCGCGAGTATCTTTTTTAAATTCTTCAGTAAGACCAAGAATAGGGTCGGCCGGAGCGGCTACTACTTTTTCAAACATAATCTTCATCCATGTTAATCGAAGGGTGTGCCCGTATTTATACCTTTCAGCATTACTTGTTACAACACCTTCTGGTAAGAAAACCTAAAAAAGATGCTATTAGAAATCGAATTCAAAGATAAACCAGACTTTTGGCATGCTAACAGTGCTAAGAAGGGGAGTTACAAGCAAGCTTTATCGAGAATTGATGCTGTTTTGTACATTGAATGCAATCGTTTACTTCGAAAGTGTCTATGTGCCAAATTGTTATGGAAAAGTTGCATATTTCTGCTTAAATGATGGCATAGAAAGCCTAGGTAAACTCTTTACAAAACAAGAACGCAAAACTAACACCAGAGAATCAGATAGAGATGTTTTTGGGTTCAATGTCTTGTTCTTCTTTTTTAGTGGCTTCTGTAAGGTTATTGTCGGGTTTGACTGGATTGGGCTAGAAACCCGATTAGACGTTGTTTTTTCTATGTCAGGATATCTCTATTTGATTCAAAATGACGTCAACTAGAGGTCATTGGGTGGAATATTGGCAAACTTAACAGAGCATAGCCGATTAACGAAAACACTCTTGTCGTAGTGACTTGGAGGTGTGCATCATCAATGACTCAATATAACCAAGATATTTAAGATAGCACTGATAACCAGTGAGCCGACCTACTAGTCGGCCCATGATGATGCACCGAATTTTACCGATGTGTGCGTCTTCTAGTCGTCTTGTTTTTCTTCTTTGCTAGCGTTTTCCTCGTTGAGGTGTTTCAAAATCGCTTCTTTAGCATGTTCTTTCGTTGCTGTTTCACCTGGTGGCACAACAAGATCCGCCATTTTGTGTACACCCATTGCATCTTCAGCAATATGTAACCAGTCTGGGTGCCAATAATAAGGATCGGTCGCACCAGGGTGGTCCCAGCTATGGACACCTTTATGCGCTCCTCGGTATGAGAGATCATCCATGGTAAACACTTTCATCACTTCCTCCTGAAAAACATCATTTCTTTGAAAGTATGGAACATAATTCTCCACTTCGGATCGAGAATTCGTATTACCACATTTGACTAATAACCTTGCAATAACACGAGGTGTACTATCAGAATATCGGCGCGAAGTATGCTATGGTGCGCTCGAAGTCATAGTGAGATACCGATGAATCGATACCGTCAATTAGCCGAGTTGTTTAAAACTCAGATCCAGCAGAATACCTGGAGGGCAGGGGAAAGGCTGCCATCCGTGCGTGTGACCAGCCGCAATCATTCCGTCAGTGCGGGTACGGTATTGCAGGCATATCAGTTGTTGGAAGCGCAGGGCTGGGTCAATGCTAAGCCTCAATCTGGCTATTACGTCACGGCTGAATTAGAGCGTTTTGAGGCAAGTAATGAAGTCGTGCCTGCTTATCGCTCTAGTTTCAATGATGAGCTGTACGATTATCTTAAACATCAAGGATTGTCTGACGCTTTGCGTTTGGGCTCGGCTTTTCCCGACGCCACGTTATTTCCTTTCGAAGCCTTAAACCGCAACCTTGCCAGCTCTGGCCGTAAAATGGGACCAGAAAGCTTGCTTGATAACATGCCTCCGGGGAGTGAGTCATTACGTCGATTGATAGCACAACGTTATATACAGCAAGGTATATCGACTACGCACGAAGATATTGTGATCACCTCTGGCGCGCTTGAGGCGTTGAATCTGAGCTTGCAAGCGGTTACACAGCCCGGAGATACGGTTGTTGTGGAGTCACCGGCTTTTTATGGTGCGCTTCAAGCGATAGAACGTCTTGGGCTGAAGGTAATCGAGGTTTCTGTAGACAGCCGTAAGGGGCACGATCTTGAACAGCTTGAAGCAATATTTGCTAAACATGCTGTTCGCGCTTGTTGGCTGATGGTTAATTTTCACAACCCGACGGGTGCATTGCTGTCAGATGACCAAAAGGAACGTATTGTCCGAATGGCGGAACAACACGATGTCTACTTAATTGAAGATGATGTGTACTCTGAGCTTTATTTCACGGCGAGCAAACCGACGTCTCTTAAAACTTTTGACACTCAAGGGCGAGTGCTTCACTGCTCCTCACTCTCTAAGAGTCTCTGTCCGGGGTATCGGCTGGGATGGGTTGTGAACCATCGCTTTAACGAACCGATTCAAAAGCTACAACTTATCTCTACTTTGTCGGGGAGTGCACCGATTCAGCAAGGTATCGCACATTATCTGCAAAATGACAGCTACGACAATCACTTGAGAAAGCTGCGAAAAATCATGCAACAGCGCCAAAGTTTGTTCATTGAACTTATACAGCGTTACTTGCCCCAGGACGTGACCTATAACGTACCTGAAGGTGGTTACTTTGTATGGGTTAAGTTGCCAAACGGGACGGACAGCAAGTCGATTTATCAAGCTTTGTTGCAACAACAGATAACCGTGGCATATGGAAATCTGTTTGCAAGCGATACCAAGTTTAAAAACTACCTGCGACTTAATACTTCCATGCCTGTTGATGAAGCGTTAGAAAATGCCATCGAGAAAATAGGCGAGTTACTGACAACTGTTTAGGCATTTATGGCATTAACTGTATCAGTTCATCTTACTCGGAGTGTGGTTTAATCAACGCAATAACAACCTCTTACCTCGGAGTGATGATGAAAAAGCAGTTGGTGAAACATGAATTAACACTGATCATTGTGGCGATATTTAGTGCTTTCTTACTTGTGTTTGCACACCTTATTTTGGCTAAATCATTTGCACATTATGCGTGGGTTGAATACACCGCTGCGGTCATTCCGTTTGTTATCTTTGGTTTGTGTTTTGTCGGTGTGAGGTATGCGGTGAAAGCCGATCAAGAGGAAAGTAATACTTAATTTAGTGAGTGCCAGATAAAATAAAAGACCTCCACTTGGGAGGTCTTTTTAATTCTGTTTCACTAAAAAGTGATTAGAAGTTCGCAGAACGAGGTGTACGTGGGAATGGGATCACGTCACGAACGTTGCCCATACCAGTTACGTAAGAAACCAGACGCTCGAAGCCAAGACCAAAGCCTGCGTGTGGTACTGTGCCGTAACGACGTAGATCGCGGTACCAGTTCATGTGCTCAGGGTCGATACCCATTTCGCGCATACGTGAATCCAGAACGTCCAGACGCTCTTCACGTTGAGAACCACCGATGATTTCACCGATGCCAGGTGCTAGAACGTCCATCGCTGCTACCGTCTTACCATCATCGTTCATACGCATGTAGAACGCTTTGATGTCTTTCGGGTAGTTCTTCACGATGACTGGTGCTTTGAAGTGTTCTTCCGCTAGGAAACGCTCGTGCTCAGAAGACATATCGATACCCCATTCAACCGGGAATTCGAACTCACGACCAGAATCCAGAAGGATTTGGATTGCGTCAGTGTAGTCTACTTGTGCGAAGTCAGAAGACACGAATTGCTCTAGACGAGTGATCGCTTCTTTATCGATACGTTGTGCGAAGAACTCAAGGTCATCACGACGCTCTTCTAGTACTGCTTTGAATACGTACTTCAGCATGTCTTCAGACAGCTTCGCTACGTCATCTAGGTCTGCGAACGCAACTTCAGGCTCAACCATCCAGAACTCAGCCAGGTGGCGGCTTGTGTTTGAATTTTCAGCACGGAAAGTAGGGCCGAAAGTGTAAACTTTGCTGATTGCACAAGCGTAAGCTTCCGCGTTTAGCTGACCAGAAACTGTCAGGAACGTCTCTTTACCGAAGAAGTCTTCGTTGTAATCTACTTTGCCTGCGTCTGTGCGAGGTAGGTTTTCCATGTCTAGCGTAGAAACGCGGAACATTTCACCTGCACCTTCTGCGTCAGAAGCGGTGATTAGTGGCGCAGATACCCAGAAGTAACCTTGCTCGTGGTAGAAACGGTGAATAGCTTGAGACAGGCAGTTACGTACACGAGCTACCGCGCCAATCACGTTAGTACGTGGACGAAGGTGCGCGACTTCACGTAGGTACTCGATTGAGTGACGAGTTTTTGCCATTGGGTAAGTTTCAGCATCTTCAACCCAACCAACCACTTTAACGTCAGTTGCTGCCAGCTCGAAGTCCTGACCTTTCGCAGGAGACTCAACAATCTTACCAGTTACTTCAACAGAGCAGCCTGTAGTCAGCTTTAATACTTCGTCGTCGTAATTATTAAGATTATTAGGGACCACGGCCTGAATCGGGTCGAAACAAGAGCCGTCATAAATGGCAAGGAAAGAGATTCCAGCTTTGGAATCACGACGTGAACGGATCCAGCCACGAACAGTCACTTCACTGTCTACTGCTAGCTGACCTTTCAAAACGTCTGATACAGGCGCGTAAGTCATGTTTTCAATATTCTCCATAGAGGTAAAAATTCAACGCAACGCTCTTTAAAGTCCTTGTTTCATAATCTTTTTGTTTAAAAAACAAGCAAGGCGCTGGGTTGGGTAGAATTTTACAGATTCAACGAGACATATTACCTGTCAATTCGTCAGCTTCAACCTTTATATTCATTTTGAAGGTCAGAAAAAGATGATTTCATCTTAGTTTTACTCAGGATGAAAACGAGAATAGCGAAAAACGTTCAGGCAGAAATGCAAGTTGACACTGATATTCAGTTTATGGGAGTCCGACACTACGTTTTTATAAACATGCCGCGTTAATCACACTGTTTTCTTTGTGTATTCATAACGTGATTATTATGTAATCAAATAACTGGCGAATGGCAAAACTCGACGTTCGGGTATCATTCACTTAAATAAAAAACCTGATTTATGACTCAATAATGGACTAATGCTTGTCTCTTGGCAGTGATTTCCTTAGTATATCGCGTCTTTTTTAAAGCCTGAGAATCAAGATGAAAACAGAATTGTACAAAGAGTTCATGTTCGAAGCGGCACACCACTTGCCACATGTACCCGAAGGTCATAAGTGTGGTCGTTTGCACGGACACTCTTTCCTTGTTCGTCTTTATGTAGAAGGTGAGGTAGACCCGCATACGGGTTGGGTTGTGGATTTTGCAGAAATCAAAGCCGCTTTCAAACCAATTTACGATCGTTTAGACCATTACTACTTAAACGATATTGAAGGCCTGGAAAACCCAACCAGCGAAGTGCTCGCGAAATGGATTTGGCAGCAACTGAAACCAAGCCTTGCGCTGCTAAGCAAAGTAGAGATCAAAGAAACTTGCACAGCAGGTTGTATCTACAAAGGCGAGTAATCGCAACAAGCGTCATTTACACAGGCAAGCTTATCGGCTTGCCTTTGTTGTATCTGGGCGATGAAAACTACGCTAAGCGCAGATACAAAAAAGCCCGAGCAGATGGCTCGGGCTTGGTGTTCAGAAGGTAGGATTAGCAGATAACTTTTATTGCCAGACCGCCTTGAGAAGTTTCGCGGTATTTCGCGTTCATGTCTTTACCTGTCTCTAGCATGGTTTCGATAACCTTATCCAGAGATACGGTAGGAGCTGAAGAACGACGCAAAGCCATACGAGTCGAGTTGATCGCTTTTACCGCCGCAATACCATTACGCTCGATACATGGAACCTGTACCTGGCCAGCGACAGGGTCACATGTCAGACCTAAGTTGTGCTCCATTGCGATTTCTGCTGCCATACAAACCTGTTCTGGGCTACCACCCATCAGTTCTGCAAGGCCAGCTGCTGCCATTGAGCACGCCACGCCAACTTCACCCTGACAGCCAACTTCTGCGCCAGAGATAGATGCATTACGCTTGTAAAGGCCACCGATTGCACCAGAAGCCGCAAAGTAACGGATGTAGTCTTTCTCTGAAACGGTTTGTATGAACTTGTCATAGTACGCCAGTACCGCAGGGATAATGCCACACGCACCGTTGGTTGGTGCTGTTACAACACGACCACCTGCTGCGTTTTCTTCGTTTACAGCAAACGCAAACATGTTTACCCAGTCAACCACAGACATCGGATCGTTGGTTGTCTTTTCAGAAGTAAGCAGTTGTTGGCGAAGCGCTGCAGCACGGCGAGGCACACGCAGTGGACCCGGTAGAATGCCTTCTTCGTTCATGCCGCGATCCATACACTCACGCATGGTGCGCCAGATGTTTGCAAAGTAGGTACGCGTCTCTTCATCAGAATGAAGCGCTTGTTCATTTTTCATGGTTAGCGCACTGATAGAAAGGCCACTCTCACGACACTGGCTAACCAGTTCTTCTGCCGTTGTGAATGCGTAAGGAACCTTAATTGGGTTTTCGACTTCTTTACCGAAGTTTTCTTCATCAACGATAAAACCACCACCGATAGAGTAGTAGGTTTTTGAGTATGCTTTTTCTTCGTCAATCCAAGCGTGGATTTGCATACCATTTTCGTGAAGTTCCAAATTGGTTTTGTGGAAGTTCATTCCACCGTCGCGTGGAAACGATACTGTATGACAGTGCATGCCAACAGGAAGACGTTCAGTTTCTTCTACGCGAGCAATAAAGCCCGGAATAGAATCGATATCAACTTTCTCAGGGGAGTTACCTGCAAGACCCATGATAATAGCGATATCTGTGTGGTGACCTTTCCCTGTCAGTGATAGCGATCCATAAACGTCAACGGTGATTTTAGTGATGTCGCGTAATTTTCCCATTGCGCGAAGATCATCAATAAACTCTTTACCCGCTTTCATTGGGCCTACAGTGTGTGAGCTTGAAGGTCCAACACCGATTTTATAGATATCAAATACACTAATCATATCGATTACCTCAGAAGAAAGCCTCCCAAGGGGATTTGGGAGGCTTAATTTTTATCGTTATATTTTTCGATTAATCACGCTGGTATTTCAGCTGAGATTAAAGAGCGCCGTAGATTACAGAACTAATCGCTGCAAGACCACAGATAGCTGTGAAAATTTGCACAGGTGCTGAAGTTTTGTACTTCGCCATTGCTGGCACTTTCTGCATAGCGAAAACAGGCATCAGGAATAGGATTGCCGCAATCATTGGTGCACCCATTGTTTCAATCATACCTAGGATGCTTGGGTTAACGATAGCAACCACCCAAGTCGTCACAACGATGAAGATTAGCGACACTTTTTCAATCTTGCTTATTTGAGTGTTAGAGCGAGATTTGATTAGACCAACCAGACCTTCGTGAGCTCCCAAGAAGTGACCAAAGTAGCTAGAAGTGATTGCTGCAAACGCAACCAGTGGACCTAAGTATGAGATCAGAGGAGACTCATGAACGTTCGCCAGGTAAGAAAGTACCGAGATGTTTTGTGACTGTGCTGTTGCTAATTGCTCTGGAGACAGAGAAAGAACCACAGAGAACACGAAGAACATCACGAAACCCATTAGCATCATTGCTGCGCCGCCAGTGATAGCATCAGTTTTCTTCACTGCGTTTTCACCGTACACACGACGTTGCTCTTTAGAGAATTGGGAAATGATAGGGCTGTGGTTGAATGAGAACACGATGATTGGAATTGCCAGCCAAACGATAGAAGGCATGTCACCCCAGTTTGGCGCAACTTCTATCATGGATGTGTTCCAGTCAGGAATTAGGTAGAAAGACAGCGCTAGCAGGATAAATACCAGTGGGTAAACCATCGCTGATGTTGCTTTCAGCATGAGCTCTTTACCGAATACCACGCCTGCTGTCATTGCTGCGATAAGAGCACCAGACAGTAACCAGCGAGGAATAGATTCCATGCCCATTTGGTTAACCAGGAATGAGTCAACCGTGTTAGTGATGCCGACACCGTAGATAAGTACGATAGGGTAAATAGCGAAGAAGTAAGCGAAAGTAATAAGGTTTGCGCCAGTTTTACCGAAGTGTTCTTCTACTGTGTCAGTGATGTCTGCTTCTGGATTCTTAGCTGAAAGAACGAAACGAGCCAGAGATTTGTGTGCGAACCAAGTCATTGGAGCCGCAATTAGGGCTAGGATTACTAATGGCCAAAAACCACCCGCACCTGCTTTGATTGGTAGGAATAGTACACCTGCACCTACTGCTGTACCGAATAACGACAGACACCAGGTGAAGTCTTTGTAAGAAAACTTACTAGACGATTGTGCGGTAGAAACCGCTGAATTGATTGAATTCATTTTTTGTTTACTCATTTTGGGAACAGGAAATAAGTCGGGTGCAATTTTGCAAGATTTTGCATTGAGAAAATTAGATCTAGGTCATGTATTGATTGGGCTTATTGAATAATATGTCAAAAACCTGTTTTTTATCACGAAAATGATGTGCTACTAGTGATTATTGTTAATGTGTCGAATTAGAAAATCTAATTGATAGTCTTGTTTGTACATATTTTTATCAGTGCAAACGCTTGCGGTGGAAATGACAAATTAAACTAATGTAAATGAGAGGTTACGAATAGATTTTTTGAAGTGAAATGTTGGATGGAAGGGCTGCTAAGGAGCCTCATGCTTGCTCGGAAATCATACTTATTTGTAAATCACCGCTACTTAGCGATGATGTGCCTTTGCATCGACTCAATAATTTGAGCGGTCATGCCCCAAATAAAGTGCTGACGATACGGAATAGCAAATACACGGTGGCTCGTTTGTTTAAGGTTAAATTTGCTGCTGTAGAGTTTGCTCGGATTTAAAATATGGTTTGCAGGTACTTCAAACACATACTCAACTTCATTAGGGTCAATATGAGTTTTGTAGTTTGGCGATACAAAAGCCAAAAAAGGAGTCACATTAAAGCGGCTAATGGTAGGCAGTTTGGGCAATTGGCCAAAGATGTGTATGTCATTATTTGCGATACCAATTTCTTCTTTTGTCTCACGAAGCGCGGTATTCACTAAGTGAATGTCTTCTGTTTCAAATTTACCGCCGGGAAAGCTGATTTGTCCTGGATGATGGCGCAAGTGCTCGGCTCGCTTGGTTAAAATGACTTGCAATCCTTCCGGGCGTTCCACAAATCCAATCAATACTGCAGCGTCACGCAGTGGCTTATCTTTTAAAAAGCTTAACCGAGCGAGTGATTCTTTGTGATAACCGGTAGGCAACTGCAGTTGAAAGTTTTGTAGTAGCTTTGTTTTATTGATGACCAAATTGCGTCCTTTTGTCTAACATCTATTGATAATTATAGAGGAGCCGCATCCTCACTTAATGTGTTGTCAAGATTATAACGATGGTGAACCGGAGTAAATCAGACGTTAGGGTAATAATCCTGAGTACAAAAATGCCCATCGCCTAACGATTTTTTTCGTGTCATTCCAGCGAGCCATAGCGAGACTAGGAATCTATTAGCAGCGCATCGACAGGTTTAAGAAATAACTTTGGTCAGAGAATGCTCGGAAAGAAGATCCTGAATCATGCTCCTTCGTTGCGGTTCAGGTTAACGGGAGACTTAAACATGCCGTTCGCTGTAAAACGAACGGCATTATCTGTGCTAGGAGCGGTTTTGTTTTCGAATGTGAGCTTTGGAACCGAATACTGATGGATTACTTCAATGCTGGTAAAATTTTCGACAGTTTATCCAGTGTCTCCTGATACTCGGAAGTGCATTCACTGTCTGCCACGACGCCACCGCCAGCCCAAGCATACAAGTTGCCTTTTTCTGCAACTAAAGTGCGAATGGTAATGCTGGTGTCCATGCGACCATGGCGAGATAGGTAACCAATACTGCCACAGTAAGCGCTGCGTCGATGAGGTTCTAGCTCTTCAATAATTTGCATCGCACGCACTTTGGGTGCGCCAGTGATTGAACCGCCAGGGAAGCAAGCTCGCAACAAATCCGCAGGCGAATACTGTTCATCCAAGTCTGCACGAATAGTACTTACCAAATGGTGAACTGCAGGGAAGCTTTCAATATCGAATAATTTTGGTACATGAACACTACCCGGTGAGGCAACGCGGCCAATATCATTTCGCAACAGATCGACAATCATTAAGTTTTCAGCCTGATCTTTCTCTGCGGTCTGCAAATCATGGGCGTTTGCCTTGTCTTGCTCTGCATCCAGGCTGCGTGGGCGTGTCCCTTTGATCGGCTTAGTTTCGATGACTCTCTCTTTTAGCTCCAGAAAACGCTCTGGTGAGATACTCAAAATAGACGATTCAGGCATACGAATAAACGCAGAAAAAGGCGCTTGGTTGGCGGATTCCAGCCGCAGGTAGGCTTGCCACTCGCTGCCAGAGTATGGCGCATTGAAACGTTGTGCTAAGTTGATTTGATAACAGTCACCGCTTAGCAGGTACTCTTGCACGCTATTAAAGCGAGTAGCGTAAGATTGCTCGGTCATGTTCGATTGCCAAGCGCCAATCAAACTAAATTCATCATCTTGTACGGCGGTTTGTTTATCGAGCCAATCCCAGACTTGAGCAATATTTTGCCCAACGATACAGGCTTTGCTTAGTTTATGATCGACAATGATCGCCCATTCATAAAGGCCAACCGCCATATCCGCTGTTTTGAGGTCCTTTTCGGCGAGCTCTGGCATAGCTTCTATGCGGCGACCTAAATCGTAGCTAAAGTAGCCAAGCGCACCGCCTACGAAAGGCAGATCCCACTCTGAACCGAGCTCAATACTCGGTAGCCATTGCTGTTGCAATTGACCGAGCAGGGCAAACGGGTCGTCAACCGACACATAATCGTCAGATGGTGTCTTGATACGTGTGTTATCGGCAATGGTTTCTAACGTAGCGACCGGGTTCGCCACGAGAATGTCAAAACGGCTGTCGATGTGAGTTTCGGACGCAGAACGCAGCAACATCGCCCAAGGCTGATGCTGAATACGCGAAAAAAGGTGAAGTGCTAAGTCTGGTGCGTAATCCAACGCTTTAAAATCAATGAATTGATTATCCATGTTGTTCATTTGTGTAATTTGTGACAAAGAGATCGTTCACTGCATGGCATG belongs to Vibrio sp. STUT-A11 and includes:
- a CDS encoding aromatic amino acid transport family protein, whose protein sequence is MNSINSAVSTAQSSSKFSYKDFTWCLSLFGTAVGAGVLFLPIKAGAGGFWPLVILALIAAPMTWFAHKSLARFVLSAKNPEADITDTVEEHFGKTGANLITFAYFFAIYPIVLIYGVGITNTVDSFLVNQMGMESIPRWLLSGALIAAMTAGVVFGKELMLKATSAMVYPLVFILLALSFYLIPDWNTSMIEVAPNWGDMPSIVWLAIPIIVFSFNHSPIISQFSKEQRRVYGENAVKKTDAITGGAAMMLMGFVMFFVFSVVLSLSPEQLATAQSQNISVLSYLANVHESPLISYLGPLVAFAAITSSYFGHFLGAHEGLVGLIKSRSNTQISKIEKVSLIFIVVTTWVVAIVNPSILGMIETMGAPMIAAILFLMPVFAMQKVPAMAKYKTSAPVQIFTAICGLAAISSVIYGAL
- a CDS encoding CoA pyrophosphatase, with the protein product MVINKTKLLQNFQLQLPTGYHKESLARLSFLKDKPLRDAAVLIGFVERPEGLQVILTKRAEHLRHHPGQISFPGGKFETEDIHLVNTALRETKEEIGIANNDIHIFGQLPKLPTISRFNVTPFLAFVSPNYKTHIDPNEVEYVFEVPANHILNPSKLYSSKFNLKQTSHRVFAIPYRQHFIWGMTAQIIESMQRHIIAK
- the pabB gene encoding aminodeoxychorismate synthase component I, coding for MDNQFIDFKALDYAPDLALHLFSRIQHQPWAMLLRSASETHIDSRFDILVANPVATLETIADNTRIKTPSDDYVSVDDPFALLGQLQQQWLPSIELGSEWDLPFVGGALGYFSYDLGRRIEAMPELAEKDLKTADMAVGLYEWAIIVDHKLSKACIVGQNIAQVWDWLDKQTAVQDDEFSLIGAWQSNMTEQSYATRFNSVQEYLLSGDCYQINLAQRFNAPYSGSEWQAYLRLESANQAPFSAFIRMPESSILSISPERFLELKERVIETKPIKGTRPRSLDAEQDKANAHDLQTAEKDQAENLMIVDLLRNDIGRVASPGSVHVPKLFDIESFPAVHHLVSTIRADLDEQYSPADLLRACFPGGSITGAPKVRAMQIIEELEPHRRSAYCGSIGYLSRHGRMDTSITIRTLVAEKGNLYAWAGGGVVADSECTSEYQETLDKLSKILPALK